One genomic region from Blastocatellia bacterium encodes:
- a CDS encoding AI-2E family transporter — MKRETVATAFLVAVILGVLYLCFLMVSPFLSVLAWAIVLAIVFYPLHRRMLRFIRRPGIGALVSCLVVSGIVIAPTVLMVMALVGELADAYQLIEKRVLSGVWRFSLEPGQSTFLSRSIGWLNRYVDLSEVNLPSLILTNLQRLSTLLVNKSTQIIQQFSTFVFKGALVLFTLYFLFRDADALLSKIKELIPLPPSETDQVLHRMRETINATIYGGVAVALAQGFLGGIAFGFLGLPSPVIWGVVMFFFSFLPVVGASIIWVPAVIVLLAQGHVGKGLFLLVWGVAVISMADNLIRPLVIKSRIRLHTLLIFFSILGGVQVFGVIGLIMGPVVLSVALALVEIFRRKITPSAEGVSPHEEVASPPGPAVAGGQGENPPPSQ; from the coding sequence ATGAAACGGGAGACCGTGGCAACGGCTTTCCTGGTCGCCGTCATTCTCGGCGTCCTTTACCTGTGCTTCCTGATGGTGAGTCCTTTTCTTTCGGTTCTGGCCTGGGCGATTGTTCTGGCCATTGTGTTTTATCCGTTGCACCGTCGGATGCTCAGATTCATTCGCCGTCCCGGCATCGGAGCCCTGGTGTCGTGTCTTGTGGTCAGCGGGATCGTCATCGCTCCGACGGTCCTCATGGTAATGGCGCTCGTCGGTGAACTCGCGGATGCGTATCAGCTCATCGAGAAAAGGGTTCTCAGCGGAGTCTGGCGCTTTTCGCTCGAGCCGGGACAGAGTACGTTCCTCAGCCGCTCGATTGGTTGGCTCAATCGCTACGTGGATCTGTCGGAGGTCAATCTGCCCTCGCTCATTCTCACCAACCTGCAGCGGCTTTCGACGCTGCTTGTGAATAAATCCACGCAGATCATTCAGCAGTTCTCGACGTTTGTCTTCAAGGGAGCCCTCGTCCTTTTCACGTTGTACTTTCTCTTCCGGGATGCCGACGCCTTGCTCTCGAAGATCAAAGAGCTTATTCCGCTTCCTCCGTCGGAGACCGATCAGGTCCTCCATCGCATGAGGGAGACGATCAATGCGACGATCTATGGCGGGGTGGCTGTTGCACTGGCTCAAGGTTTTCTCGGAGGGATCGCTTTCGGATTCCTGGGACTCCCCTCGCCGGTGATCTGGGGTGTGGTAATGTTTTTCTTTTCGTTCCTGCCGGTGGTTGGGGCCTCAATAATCTGGGTTCCGGCGGTGATCGTGTTGCTGGCTCAGGGGCATGTGGGAAAGGGTCTCTTTTTGCTCGTTTGGGGAGTGGCCGTCATCAGCATGGCGGATAATCTCATCCGGCCTCTGGTGATCAAGAGTCGCATCCGGTTACACACGCTGCTCATTTTCTTCAGCATTCTCGGCGGCGTGCAGGTTTTTGGCGTCATCGGGTTGATCATGGGACCGGTGGTGTTGAGCGTCGCCCTGGCGCTGGTCGAGATCTTTCGGAGAAAGATAACCCCCTCGGCCGAGGGGGTCTCTCCCCACGAGGAAGTCGCTTCGCCGCCGGGTCCGGCCGTAGCTGGAGGACAGGGCGAAAACCCGCCGCCGTCACAGTGA
- a CDS encoding succinate dehydrogenase iron-sulfur subunit produces the protein MKVHVRVKRFQPEKDAAPYWAEYEVEVEPVDRVLDALEYIKWYQDGTLTFRRSCAHGICGSDAMIINGRNRLACKVLVKDLGQHITVEPLRGFRVIKDLVVDMEAFFAKYRAIKPYLINDEPAPEKERLQSPEERARFDDTTKCILCAACTTSCPSFWANSEYIGPAAIVNAHRFIFDSRDRGGLQRLDILTEKTGVWRCRTIFNCVEACPRGIDVTRAIAEVKRALLLRSL, from the coding sequence ATGAAAGTGCATGTCCGAGTCAAACGATTTCAGCCGGAGAAGGATGCAGCGCCCTACTGGGCCGAGTATGAGGTTGAGGTCGAGCCGGTGGATCGCGTCCTGGATGCACTGGAATACATCAAGTGGTATCAGGATGGGACGCTGACGTTCCGTCGGTCGTGCGCGCACGGCATCTGCGGATCGGATGCGATGATCATCAACGGGCGGAATCGGCTGGCCTGCAAGGTGCTGGTGAAGGATCTCGGCCAGCACATCACGGTTGAACCGCTCCGGGGATTCCGCGTCATCAAAGACCTGGTCGTTGATATGGAGGCGTTCTTCGCCAAATATCGAGCGATCAAACCCTACCTCATCAACGACGAGCCCGCGCCGGAGAAAGAGCGTCTCCAATCACCGGAGGAGCGCGCGCGGTTCGACGATACGACCAAGTGTATTCTCTGCGCCGCCTGTACGACGTCCTGCCCGTCGTTTTGGGCCAACAGCGAGTACATCGGCCCAGCGGCCATCGTCAATGCTCATCGCTTCATCTTCGACAGTCGGGATCGGGGCGGGCTCCAGCGGCTGGATATCCTGACGGAGAAAACGGGCGTCTGGCGCTGCCGCACCATCTTCAACTGCGTCGAAGCCTGTCCGCGAGGCATTGACGTCACCCGCGCGATCGCCGAGGTCAAACGGGCGCTTCTGCTTCGCTCACTGTGA
- the sdhA gene encoding succinate dehydrogenase flavoprotein subunit has translation MAVTHRYDAVIVGAGGAGLRAALEVSQAGRSVAVISKLYPIRSHTGTAQGGIGAALGNLEEDHPEWHMFDTVKGSDYLADQDAVEIMCREAITCVYELEHWGLPFDRTPDGRIAQRRFGGHTRNFGEAPVRRSCYAADRTGHMILQTLYQQCVKHNVQFFNEFHLLDILLEDNVCRGAVALSLADGEIHVFHSTAVLLATGGFGRMYKITSNARALTGDGVAIAFRRGIPLEDMEFFQFHPTGIYKLGILITEGARGEGGILRNRMGERFMERYAPTLLDLAPRDIISRCMYQEIREGRGIDGKDYLLLDLTHLGAKVIEEKLPDISDFVRTYLGIDPVREPIPVQPTAHYAMGGIPTDVRGRVIRDENNTPVLGLYAAGECACVSVHGANRLGTNSLVDILVFGKLAGRDMIEYLRQAERPPLPPSPEERAREEISRLLTANGSESVARIRATLQAEMMEKVSVFRTRETLEAMLVQLKELRDRYQRIRLQDRGKVFNTDLQEALELGYLLDLAEVTTVSALARQESRGAHWREDFPRRDDANWLKHTLAFRTDREFELRYKPVVITRFQPVERKY, from the coding sequence ATGGCTGTAACTCACCGATATGATGCCGTCATTGTTGGAGCCGGAGGAGCCGGCCTGCGAGCGGCGCTGGAGGTCTCACAAGCGGGACGCTCCGTCGCCGTCATCAGCAAGCTCTATCCGATTCGTTCCCACACGGGGACGGCTCAAGGGGGCATCGGCGCAGCATTGGGCAACCTCGAAGAGGATCACCCCGAGTGGCACATGTTCGATACGGTCAAAGGGAGCGACTATCTGGCCGATCAGGATGCCGTCGAGATCATGTGCCGGGAAGCCATCACCTGCGTCTACGAACTGGAACATTGGGGATTGCCCTTCGATCGCACGCCCGACGGGCGTATCGCTCAGCGCCGATTCGGAGGCCACACCCGGAATTTCGGCGAAGCGCCCGTGCGTCGTTCCTGTTACGCTGCGGATCGAACGGGCCACATGATCTTGCAGACGCTCTATCAGCAGTGCGTCAAACACAATGTTCAGTTCTTCAACGAGTTCCATCTGCTCGACATCCTGCTGGAAGACAACGTGTGTCGAGGAGCGGTGGCGCTGTCGCTGGCCGATGGAGAGATTCATGTCTTTCACAGCACGGCGGTGCTGCTGGCCACAGGTGGATTCGGGCGCATGTACAAGATCACCAGTAATGCCCGCGCGCTCACCGGCGATGGTGTGGCCATCGCTTTTCGTCGGGGCATTCCCCTGGAGGACATGGAGTTTTTCCAGTTTCACCCGACGGGAATTTACAAGCTGGGCATTCTCATCACCGAAGGAGCGCGAGGCGAAGGGGGCATCCTGCGCAATCGGATGGGCGAACGATTCATGGAGCGATATGCGCCGACGCTGCTCGACCTGGCTCCCCGCGACATCATCTCCCGTTGCATGTATCAGGAAATTCGGGAAGGTCGAGGAATTGATGGGAAAGATTACCTGCTGCTCGATCTCACCCACCTGGGAGCGAAGGTCATCGAGGAGAAGCTCCCCGACATTTCGGATTTCGTCAGGACCTATCTGGGGATTGATCCGGTGCGGGAACCGATTCCGGTGCAGCCGACGGCTCACTACGCTATGGGCGGTATTCCCACCGATGTGCGGGGGCGCGTCATCCGCGATGAGAACAACACGCCGGTTTTAGGTCTCTATGCGGCGGGGGAATGCGCATGCGTATCGGTGCATGGGGCCAATCGGCTGGGGACGAATTCGTTGGTGGATATTCTCGTTTTTGGCAAGCTCGCGGGCCGGGACATGATCGAGTACCTCCGACAGGCGGAGAGGCCGCCCTTGCCGCCGTCACCGGAAGAACGCGCGCGAGAGGAGATCTCGCGGCTGCTCACCGCCAACGGATCGGAATCGGTCGCCCGAATTCGCGCCACGCTTCAGGCGGAAATGATGGAGAAGGTCTCGGTCTTCCGCACCCGCGAGACCCTCGAAGCCATGCTCGTCCAGCTCAAAGAACTGCGCGATCGCTATCAGCGGATTCGGCTCCAGGATCGGGGCAAGGTCTTCAACACCGATCTGCAAGAGGCTCTTGAGCTGGGCTATCTCCTCGATCTGGCCGAAGTGACCACCGTGAGCGCCCTGGCCCGGCAAGAAAGTCGGGGAGCCCACTGGCGGGAAGATTTCCCTCGCCGGGACGACGCCAACTGGTTGAAACACACGCTCGCCTTTCGCACGGATCGGGAATTCGAACTGAGATACAAGCCGGTCGTGATCACCCGATTCCAACCGGTGGAACGTAAGTACTGA
- the sdhD gene encoding succinate dehydrogenase, hydrophobic membrane anchor protein — protein MNYLGRERPAGGFELYAWFFMRVSGIVLIGLALGHLVIMHILNSVDNIDYQFVATRYATPFWRTYDLVMLWLALLHGLNGLRTVIDDYVQAKNWRLISLSCLYVVGFIFLVLGSLVILTFQPQG, from the coding sequence ATGAATTATCTCGGTCGAGAGCGTCCGGCGGGAGGATTTGAGCTGTACGCCTGGTTTTTCATGCGAGTGTCCGGGATTGTCCTCATCGGACTGGCCCTCGGACATCTTGTCATCATGCACATCCTCAACAGTGTTGACAACATTGATTATCAGTTCGTTGCGACCCGCTACGCGACTCCGTTCTGGCGAACCTACGATCTGGTCATGCTCTGGCTGGCCCTGCTTCATGGATTGAACGGACTCCGAACGGTCATTGACGATTACGTTCAAGCGAAGAACTGGCGGCTGATTTCCCTCTCCTGCCTCTATGTGGTGGGCTTCATCTTTCTCGTCCTGGGATCGCTGGTTATTCTGACGTTTCAACCCCAGGGCTAG
- the sdhC gene encoding succinate dehydrogenase, cytochrome b556 subunit, with the protein MYKGHEGMWSWIFHRISGLAVLLFLFAHIVDTALIGWGPDVYNAAMALYRHPVFRVGEVLLVGAVVYHALNGIRIIVVDFWPLGTRFQRQMFWVEIVIFLILWIPASLLMLSPVVLGR; encoded by the coding sequence ATGTACAAAGGGCATGAGGGGATGTGGTCGTGGATCTTCCATCGGATCTCCGGGCTAGCGGTTCTTCTCTTCCTTTTTGCTCACATCGTAGATACGGCCTTGATCGGATGGGGACCTGACGTCTACAACGCGGCCATGGCCCTTTATCGCCACCCGGTCTTTCGCGTGGGTGAAGTTCTGCTGGTAGGGGCTGTGGTTTATCACGCGCTCAATGGCATTCGCATTATTGTGGTTGATTTCTGGCCTCTGGGCACACGCTTTCAGCGACAGATGTTCTGGGTCGAAATTGTCATCTTTTTGATTCTCTGGATACCCGCGTCGCTGTTGATGCTGAGCCCGGTCGTCCTGGGGCGCTAG
- a CDS encoding glycosyltransferase, which produces MRILQVSSAMTFGGGEAHLADLVRALDERGHEVHLAVRPQSPLEEKAASSRVAIHHVPLRNSLDVLSATRLARLIREHRIEILHAHLGRDYLPSILAASLAGCVRVVLTRHHYLPLRRNFFYRRAWGRVARVIAVSESVRWGLITGAGLDPGQVVTIPNWVRLEDFAVLPDRAAARARLGLRRGLVIATIGQLSPAKGQEDVIRAAEIVAGHSEDGEFLLVGDDPHPDNRYEKKLRELVRRLGLEDRVRFLGYQPDLRDVWAVTDLVVVPSHAEAFSLVLLQAMAAGIATIAYRTGGPAEILSRGEAGRLVAVGDIPGLAAAILELMADAERRARYGQTGREIVRLHFERESVIARIEALYGEVLAQGR; this is translated from the coding sequence ATGAGGATTCTTCAAGTGTCATCGGCCATGACGTTCGGCGGCGGGGAAGCTCATCTTGCCGATCTGGTCCGGGCTCTGGACGAACGGGGCCACGAGGTGCATCTGGCCGTGCGGCCGCAGAGTCCTCTGGAGGAAAAGGCGGCATCGTCGCGCGTCGCCATTCATCACGTTCCGTTGAGGAACTCCCTCGATGTGCTTTCGGCAACTCGTCTGGCTCGTCTCATTCGAGAGCACCGGATCGAAATCCTTCATGCGCATCTGGGGCGCGATTATCTTCCGAGCATTCTGGCGGCCTCGCTGGCGGGTTGTGTCAGAGTGGTTCTCACCCGGCATCACTATCTGCCGCTCAGGAGGAATTTTTTCTATCGCCGCGCCTGGGGGCGCGTCGCCCGTGTGATCGCCGTTTCGGAATCGGTGCGGTGGGGACTCATCACAGGAGCAGGTCTCGATCCCGGACAGGTTGTGACGATTCCCAACTGGGTGCGCCTGGAAGACTTCGCGGTGCTACCGGACCGGGCAGCGGCTCGTGCGCGACTGGGTCTTCGGCGCGGTTTGGTCATCGCCACGATTGGTCAGTTATCTCCCGCTAAAGGACAGGAGGATGTGATTCGGGCTGCCGAGATCGTGGCCGGCCATTCGGAGGACGGTGAATTTCTCCTGGTGGGCGATGATCCTCATCCGGACAATCGCTATGAGAAGAAATTGCGTGAGCTGGTCCGGCGTCTTGGACTCGAAGACCGCGTGCGGTTTCTCGGCTATCAGCCCGACCTTCGAGATGTATGGGCGGTGACGGATCTGGTGGTCGTGCCCTCGCACGCGGAAGCTTTTTCGCTTGTGCTCCTTCAAGCGATGGCTGCCGGGATTGCGACTATCGCCTATCGGACCGGTGGTCCGGCGGAGATTCTGAGCCGGGGCGAAGCCGGACGCCTCGTTGCTGTCGGCGACATTCCTGGCCTGGCTGCGGCAATCCTTGAACTCATGGCCGATGCCGAACGGCGAGCCCGTTATGGACAAACCGGTCGGGAAATCGTTCGGCTGCATTTTGAACGAGAATCGGTCATCGCCCGCATCGAGGCTCTTTACGGTGAAGTGCTCGCTCAGGGCCGCTGA